A window of Photobacterium sp. GJ3 contains these coding sequences:
- a CDS encoding type IV pilus twitching motility protein PilT produces the protein MDITELLDFSVKHNASDLHLSAGVSPMIRVDGDVRALSIPALTHEAVHRLITDIMDDGQRREYEEHLEVDFSVALPDVGRFRVNAFRQSRGCAAVFRSIPVNIPTLESLSVPDVFYQIAQSQRGLVLVTGATGSGKSTTIAAMVDHINSTTNRHILTIEDPVEFVHESKRCLINQREVHRDTHSFQNALRSALREDPDVIMVGELRDQETIRLALTAAETGHLVLATLHTSSAAKTIDRIIDVFPGNDKAMVRSMLSESLRAVIAQSLLKCPGGGRVAAHEIMLATPAIRNLIREDKVAQMYSMIQTGAGMGMQTMEQAVNRLMAQGLVDPDEVARVLERS, from the coding sequence ATGGATATCACCGAGCTTCTGGACTTTAGTGTAAAGCATAATGCCTCTGATCTGCACCTCTCGGCTGGCGTCTCTCCGATGATCCGTGTGGACGGTGATGTCCGGGCGCTGAGTATTCCGGCGCTGACCCATGAAGCTGTGCACCGTTTAATTACGGATATTATGGATGACGGACAGCGTCGGGAGTATGAAGAACATCTGGAAGTCGACTTTTCTGTTGCGCTGCCAGACGTGGGACGATTCCGGGTGAATGCATTTCGTCAGTCTCGTGGCTGCGCCGCCGTTTTTCGATCGATTCCGGTGAATATCCCCACGCTGGAATCCCTCAGCGTGCCCGACGTATTTTATCAGATAGCGCAGAGTCAGCGTGGGCTTGTGTTAGTGACGGGGGCGACAGGTTCCGGGAAATCAACCACCATTGCTGCCATGGTGGATCACATCAACAGTACCACCAACCGCCATATTCTGACGATCGAAGATCCGGTGGAATTTGTGCACGAAAGCAAACGCTGCCTGATCAATCAGCGGGAAGTTCACCGCGATACACACAGTTTCCAGAATGCGCTGCGATCGGCACTGCGTGAAGATCCCGATGTGATTATGGTGGGCGAGTTGCGGGATCAGGAAACGATCCGGCTGGCGCTCACAGCGGCAGAAACCGGGCATCTGGTTTTGGCAACTTTGCATACCAGTTCGGCGGCAAAAACCATTGACCGGATCATTGATGTTTTCCCCGGGAACGACAAAGCCATGGTGCGTTCCATGCTGTCTGAATCGCTGCGTGCCGTGATTGCGCAGTCTTTGCTGAAGTGTCCGGGCGGTGGCCGGGTTGCTGCTCATGAAATTATGCTGGCGACACCCGCCATCCGGAATTTGATCCGGGAAGACAAAGTGGCTCAGATGTATTCCATGATCCAGACTGGTGCCGGGATGGGCATGCAAACCATGGAGCAAGCGGTCAACCGGCTGATGGCTCAGGGGCTGGTGGATCCGGATGAAGTGGCGCGTGTGCTGGAACGGAGTTGA
- a CDS encoding YggS family pyridoxal phosphate-dependent enzyme — MSSIRQNLEKVTREIRTACDKCGRDTDSVQLLAVSKTKPISAIADAIAAGQRAFGENYVQEGVEKIQHFATQSPSLIWHFIGPIQSNKTRLIADHFDWVHSVDRLKIARRLSEQRPEHLPPLKILLQVNTSGEASKSGVDFDELAALATEIATLPNLALRGLMSIPEKADDYASQLAAFTALAQARDALQQQLPDTKLDTLSMGMSGDMDAAIAAGSTMVRIGTAIFGARNYD, encoded by the coding sequence ATGAGTAGTATCAGACAAAATCTTGAAAAGGTCACCCGGGAGATCCGGACAGCCTGTGATAAATGCGGCCGTGATACGGATTCCGTGCAACTGCTGGCCGTCAGTAAAACCAAGCCGATCAGCGCCATTGCCGATGCAATCGCTGCCGGTCAGCGCGCTTTTGGTGAAAACTACGTGCAGGAAGGCGTGGAGAAAATCCAGCACTTCGCAACTCAATCGCCATCGCTGATCTGGCATTTTATCGGTCCGATTCAGTCCAATAAGACCCGGCTGATTGCCGATCATTTTGACTGGGTTCATTCCGTCGATCGCCTCAAAATTGCCCGGCGGCTCAGTGAACAGCGTCCGGAGCACCTGCCACCGCTGAAGATTCTGCTGCAAGTGAATACCAGCGGAGAAGCCTCGAAGTCCGGAGTCGATTTTGACGAACTGGCCGCGCTGGCGACCGAAATTGCAACCTTGCCGAATCTTGCCCTGCGCGGCCTGATGTCGATCCCGGAGAAAGCCGACGACTATGCAAGCCAGTTGGCTGCCTTTACCGCGCTGGCCCAAGCCAGAGACGCATTACAGCAACAATTACCGGACACCAAGCTCGATACCCTATCGATGGGCATGAGCGGGGACATGGACGCGGCGATTGCTGCGGGCAGCACCATGGTTCGGATCGGCACCGCAATTTTCGGTGCCCGGAATTACGACTAA